In Bythopirellula goksoeyrii, a single window of DNA contains:
- a CDS encoding sugar phosphate isomerase/epimerase family protein translates to MGSQEAKWPLGIFVSVDRGLGIEVDLAHELGVTTVHLHVPSRELRSPIAANKLAKKMDNLRLQITVVFAGFDGEDYKNISTVQRTIGLVPESTRPDRMDELKEIIDYTSCLNVGATGLHIGVIPKDSSDITFGKVVESTSEVCEYAAQQGVNIHLETGQESSDDLLNFLKAVNQSNLYVNFDPANMILYGSGEPIPALKMIGPYVRSVHIKDALWSAHPGITWGLEVPLGEGALNIAEYLRTLDAIGYFGPLTIEREIPHDPVRQKAELSDAIKILDRFKQGT, encoded by the coding sequence ATGGGAAGTCAAGAAGCAAAATGGCCGCTAGGAATATTTGTGAGTGTCGACCGAGGTCTGGGGATCGAAGTTGATCTAGCGCATGAGTTGGGGGTAACTACGGTTCACCTGCACGTCCCAAGCAGAGAGCTTCGTAGTCCAATCGCGGCGAATAAACTCGCCAAGAAAATGGATAATCTCAGACTGCAGATTACCGTCGTCTTCGCAGGATTTGACGGAGAAGACTACAAGAACATTTCCACGGTGCAGCGAACAATTGGCTTAGTTCCCGAGAGCACTCGTCCAGATCGCATGGATGAGCTGAAGGAGATTATCGATTACACGAGTTGTTTGAATGTCGGAGCGACTGGATTGCACATCGGTGTAATACCGAAAGACTCCTCAGATATAACATTTGGAAAGGTTGTTGAGTCGACTAGTGAGGTATGTGAATACGCGGCCCAACAGGGCGTCAATATTCACTTAGAAACAGGCCAAGAATCTTCCGATGATCTGTTGAATTTCTTGAAAGCTGTCAATCAATCAAATCTCTATGTTAACTTTGACCCCGCCAACATGATTCTTTACGGAAGTGGAGAACCTATCCCAGCACTTAAGATGATCGGACCTTATGTTCGGAGTGTGCATATCAAAGATGCTCTCTGGTCAGCTCACCCCGGCATAACTTGGGGATTAGAGGTGCCGCTAGGTGAAGGAGCTTTGAATATAGCCGAATATCTTCGGACTCTTGACGCCATCGGCTATTTCGGGCCACTCACCATCGAAAGAGAAATTCCTCATGACCCAGTTCGTCAGAAGGCAGAATTGAGTGATGCAATTAAGATACTCGATCGATTCAAGCAAGGAACCTAG